The Schistocerca serialis cubense isolate TAMUIC-IGC-003099 chromosome 12, iqSchSeri2.2, whole genome shotgun sequence region cctatagtgtcccatcatgagcgcagtgaaccgtttttttttaatatttgcacacaacttattcatacattgttcgttgcaaaacaaaatgttcgttcacaacagagagcacaaaacataacagatatcacttcactttgagtacagttttctgttacatatttacatagatataaaaattttctgtgaaacatgtatctatacatttacactacattgtttcgtaatacatataaatattttatatttttcagttgcattaaactagatatttacaaatatatatgggtcagacataaaaaaaaaaatatctaataggttcagtgtattgtgatacattcagaaaatccattttcttttataggtctcttcccctttttaataaagttttccttttaagtatattttcctttacatcagtactacacaataagtgttcttcctcattaaatgtttcctgcaacataaaatttcataataggttagaaaacatccttgagatgatctgtcctgaaaagtcatgattacaataagacacgacacgtcacatccacaatcaattccaaattagcacatgcacaaagtatcatttacaaataaaataaagtatatagccttgctcaattaatttcatttgtcatttcctgtagagttttttttttttttttttttgtgcatgttgtgttcatgtggattgtggtgtgagtgtgaatagaaaatcaagtgtctatcatgccaattaatatatcaggttcagagcagcaattgtctccggtcatttagtctgtcagcttgtctgcaaggtattaacaaatataatcagtaactgtgctttgcatgaaaattgttagttcttcctgtgtcttatcttcttgctgctgctgtaaaatgtagatacttaagattatagcttatatcttcttcttcttccagcttgaagtaccagatgtgacttaccttgtttttgtatcagcatactctgctaagggctaaacgttttcaaatctttgtgagggtacaaacctaaaattctcttattcttggggttttgtaacagatatgctccaggatgtggtatatcaatgattgtgtaaggaccttcatatagcggacgccacttaacattacgttttagaggtaatgacgatttgtagtgggtcttaagtaaaacttgcatgcctattgtaaagttttgccttcttttcagattagcaccatagttcttatttctaatgtcagcttgttcagtaattgccataagtacttcccttaccttttcctcgtgtgaaggtttggtgtcagaaaattttggtagtgggttgctccattcattagtttcctttgtgtcaaacatgatttctctgggagtgtagggtgtgttgtatatatttaaattgttgtgtatttcctcgaaaagtgctaggtaatgtatccagtttgtgtgctgtgttgaggtataagttctcatgaatctatttaattctctaaaaactctctcacaagggttggctgatgcatgaaactttgaaataaagatgctcttaatgttattgtcctttagaAATTTTCTCCAGGTGAATCCTACATAATACTTGgcgttatctgatagaatggctttaggttttccacagtatggcatgtaatcattcgtgaatcttctgatgatggtgtttgctgtgggtgacttaatggcaaaaagtttgatgtgcttagaaaatatgtcataaaatgctagaatgtatttgcaacctccgatgctagttggatgaggtccgctaacatctgtacaaagtatctctctaggtccagtaggtaagatagagtgcaaatctgttttggtggattgattttgtggcttggatttttgacatatgagacatttgctgataacatcatgtatttttcttctcatgtttggaaaatagcaatatgtatgtaacttgtttagacatttctttgttccgtagtgtccccaaactgtgtgagtgtgtgcaacgagattgtgtacagaatcttgtggtatgcaaacgcaccagttagtagcatttgtgtgtcttttgtagaaaagtatgttgttgtgtaacatgtatctgtcttgtaaagtgtcattgtgttgttgtactatgatttgttttattttgtaccagtGTGGATCTGAATCTTGTAGTGTTGCCATGTTCTTGCATAGGTCTATGTAGTATTGTGTAAACTGCTTGTCTTGCATGAGTAGTATTCTGTAATCGTGTGTGTTCTCAAAGTCTGTATTGTTATGATGTAATCCTTGCAGTAGTCTTGAAAGTGTGTCAGCTATTATGTTGTCTTTTCCcttgatgtgcttgatttcaaaagagtaattctgtaatgcaagtgcccatcgtgtaagcctaggatgaatgagtttacatgacaaaaggaatgtaagtgcttgatggtcagtgtatataatggtgtgtcttccatacagataataattaaactttttaaatgcccatataatagataatgtttccaattctgtggtggagtaagatctttcacattctgttaaagtacgactggcaaaaccaatgatcttaatatgttctgaagtttctgtattaacaagttgaaataaacaacatcccaaaccaatgtttgatgcatcacaagcaatacaaaagttcaaattgaagtctggatgttccagcatgttagaatttactaaggcttctttgattttagtaaagtcattttcacagtcttgattccaaatccatacctggttcttctttaataagtttagtaagtatctgctattgagtaactgtttaggtatgaatcgtctgaaaaatgagcatagaccgagaaatgattttaactgtttcttattagtgggagtggggaaatgtctgatagcatctaattttgaagggtcaggtttaatgccttgtgtgttgatgatgtgtcctaggtatttgatctcacaacaagcaaatctagatttacaaatattggcagtgataccagcttgtgtgaatctgcatagcaaagtgttcagggtatcagtgtgatccttccaggtttttgaggcaatcagtatgtcatctacatagtgtgtaacagtctctagtaaatcatcaccgagtacagagtttagtgcagtagtgaatactcctgagcttacatttaggccaaatggtaatacacaaaattgataagttctgccaccaaacataaaggctgtatattttctggattctttgcttattggcacctgccaaaacgaatttttaaggtctattgtagagaaatattttgcatccaagaacttctgaagttgttcgtcaagattttctggttgtgtcctcacaggtaagataatttggttgatagctcttgcatctaatactaacctgatacttccattgtgtcttttcactacatgcaaagggctacaatatggagatgttgatggttctataatattccatgtaatcattttctttagttcttcccaaactgcaggtcgcagagctagaggtacattgtatgacttgtggtaatagatttggtgaggcttgacttcaatcgtatacatatatgtgttgatcctacctggcttactagtgaaaacatccttattcttaagtaaaatatgtttaagctgggatctctcctcttcattaatagcatcacattctgataacttagaattaatttgtgtaagtacatcattcactacctcaccgtGTGATACAGGTTGCTGTGTGGAATCTATGTCAGTCTCAcgtataatctgtatcttgtagccagaacagtgcttgttatggtctactagtcgagtgtccaagttcaaaactatgtctctgccttcatacttaaaataacaaatgcctttggagaagtctatagtacagtccttctcgcaaagaaaatcaatacccaatatacaattggcagcaaggttttggacaactaggaaaggccattgtacgattccatttcccatattaacagtcacaaatacctgcttattaactctacttgacttattacctaatgcagttaatattaaacagttctgaactgggaactctggtatcttagaagttttctccatcatagtataaaaattgtgagaaatcacactgacagcagctcctgtatcaataattatgttagtaggtatacctcctacaatgcctgaggtggaagacagtacaaatcttttctttacattgtgacattgtgtgttgtcatttatcagatcatcagctaagtttccactttcattatatcttaagaatagtgtaggcaactcttgttgtgtaaatgttaatttttcttgtttcacagtttcactagcaagtgtgtattcaaacatagtttctaaattgaagttgccccccaaatgttcctcagtcacgacctggggctcagtaatgactggttctagtttacctggtttgtctggtcattggtaagtgtagttgtagtttcattagctacctcaataatatttacatttggatattgtctttgccaatcACCTGTCTGGTTTCGTTtggctgaagtcacttgttggtttgtgttgcttgtttgcgcaaaattcccttgtggcatctgaatatgattttgtggtggcggttgcggtgtttgccactgtctcacatCATACTGGTTGTCGTTCTGATTAAAGTGCGGTGtaagtgttccatttcttgtgtaatctgtgttgttgtttctttgccagtgtttgtgttttgctttgtgtccgttgttgtttccattattgcttcttgaattaaaattgttgtttcttcgttttttgtacgggttatctccctgtgtatagttgtagttgttgtttgtgtgcagctgtgagttgtggtgactgttttgcatgtttactgtgtgttgtgaattttgctgtgtgtttggtaatgtagcaatgtagacatgttgattcctactgcgtgagttgtgtgttggttcttgttcttcatatagtaaatcaacagcatctaacttttccaaaaaatattcaggatcgtcgtccggtaagtacagtaatttctctttaatattaaaaggaagtcttgctttcagtgatcggatcacatcttttggtttcactggttcattaaggaagtgtgtcatgtttaggtacttctcgaaatatctgcgcaggttgccgtttttaggattgaagtgttcgggttcagtgacttgtttgcggatgcgttcctgcacagtgggtgaccaaaacttattcaagaaggcgcgttcaaactgctcgtatgttacacatctgtcgctttcatggtaagcccagacagcagcgtccccttgaatgtaatccacaacgtacgcaatgcgtttgtggtcgctccacgaacgtgggaatgcgttcctaaaagcttttaagaagatgacagggtgtacagcgtttttgcctggtataaaaggttggaatttacggtgcttgaatagactttcttcttctttgttacgtgttcgtctgtttctttccgtgtaatcattgaattcttccctgGGTGTACTATTGGGTTGTACCTGACattgagttgtctttgtttgcatatcgtcatcgattacttgcctattgttgttcatgtattccactacagaatcgtgcacaatatgtggcaatttgttttgtatacattcttcaaaaatttcgtctttgtgtgccgtccattctttaaattgtgaattaatgcgagacaaatggggttcagcctctatctgtattgttgtgtgaatctgtttgtgaatgtcagctacgtttgtttctattgtattcacctttaaattaatttcgtcacatgcgtgcgtgtttgattctagtttgcaattaatagtttcacaggtttttgtcaagtcatggatgtgattggcattgtcgctttgtcgtaattctaaattttcgaatttttccgtaagatcgtcgacctgtttggaaagacgtgtattaatttcatctaccttttgagtcagtatggcgaagtctgattttatgtcatttctgaaggctgcattgtctgtcattaattgtgagaatttttcgtcattatcttgtttaatattggatatgccttccaaaattgaattcagtatagcgccaaaattttgattgcaaaatgaacttgcccccgccgcgtcattagacgtgacgtggtctgtcaggtttggttctgaattgctcctctcggcgtttatttgtgtctgtagcggattattttgatgtgtttgcgtgtctgtattaatttctgtgtctgaatgtgtctgtgtatccatgtttgcattacttgattgttgttccattgtgtactggtgtCGAGTTTTTACCATATTGTGAGtaaattgtgtgcaagaaaaaaaatcgtttaaacgcgtagtgtgaaaatgtactgcctatgtgtgtgtttaaatgactgagaatgattgagagatgactttaaagatcgaaagtagcatacgtgttaatggtgactagccatgttgcttgaatcttgtactatgtcggccatattgtgcaatgtaacttgcgtattgttggatcggaatgtaatcgtctgaataatgagatttcgcggaatttggaaaaaattactgaatggaaactgaatatttaatttaatgctgagaaaaataattttgaatgaaaaatgtgcttggaatcaattgtggatgcgcaagtgctgcgtcttaccgtacatgtcgtcttgatgcgaagatggcatttccagtccaaattctctccagattttattcgttttcttcaatattctcgtcaccggtcaggatgtacatgaaaaagaacaattagttgtagtacagatacaataatgagtcctggcacatagtcgccagtgtaacaaataaaaaatataaaataaaataataataaaatataataataatttgtaataataataattgttatttgtttggataagtaattgagggattaaaattttacgccgtgaattaatcgagcttcgcacgtccgaagatgtacggaatgtagccagggctcattatgtatttttttttgtagacagagtctgatatctgacctcagcatcaatcatgaaaatggagtgactaaaactactaaaacaaagaaaagcatacgattaaataaacatatattcatttcaacatatacattacgatataaattacacttacgtaaaattctagataaataaaggcagatcattcacaaatgagagcgacttattaattctgcgcctcttttctgctaataaatatcaatatggctaactgtggagccgcataaaatattaagtccttctaggacaacgaatgacatgagagtgttgatgcctactggctgtgacaagagagcggtgttaattgc contains the following coding sequences:
- the LOC126428034 gene encoding GATA zinc finger domain-containing protein 14-like → MVKTRHQYTMEQQSSNANMDTQTHSDTEINTDTQTHQNNPLQTQINAERSNSEPNLTDHVTSNDAAGASSFCNQNFGAILNSILEGISNIKQDNDEKFSQLMTDNAAFRNDIKSDFAILTQKVDEINTRLSKQVDDLTEKFENLELRQSDNANHIHDLTKTCETINCKLESNTHACDEINLKVQPNSTPREEFNDYTERNRRTRNKEEESLFKHQQEPTHNSRSRNQHVYIATLPNTQQNSQHTVNMQNSHHNSQLHTNNNYNYTQGDNPYKKRRNNNFNSRSNNGNNNGHKAKHKHWQRNNNTDYTRNGTLTPHFNQNDNQYDVRQWQTPQPPPQNHIQMPQGNFAQTSNTNQQVTSAKRNQTGDWQRQYPNPLAEYADTKTRQADRLNDRRQLLL